DNA sequence from the Paenibacillus physcomitrellae genome:
TATCCGGTTGATGTCTATCATGTACCTGGGCCAGTTCGTCGCCAATGCGGTCGGAACGACGATCGATGTGATGGAGCGCCAGGATCTGCACCTGCTGCGCGAGATCATCCGGACGGCCATGATTCTCGGAGCCATTCTGGGGGCCCGTTACAGCGGGCAGGATGCAGGCACGGCCGTGCTTCTCTTCAGCGCTGCTTCTACTGCGGGTTATGTCCTGCATTTAGCCTTGTCCTGGTGGTCGATCTGCAAATATGGAGTCATAACGGAGCCTGCGAAACCCGAAGAAAGTCTGCCCGGTGGCCCGATCGAAAGCTTGCAGGGCGGCGATTAAGAGAATCAAAGAACTCTGTAAAGGAGGCCGTATTGCCCATGCTGACATTAATCGTGCGTTCCCCCCGGCAGCGTAAGCCGGAAAGAGCTTATATCTATGAAGTGCTGCTGAGCGAGTTCCTCGGACTGCCTTACAGGGTGGAATATGAAGACCGCAATAGCATCGAAATCTCGGTGCAGGAGGATTACATGGGGAGACACGGGCACGGAGACGGCGAAGCCGGCGGCCCCATGGTATCCGGCCAGCAGCGGACAGCGGACGAAAGCATTGCTGGAGGGGATTTGAACGGAAGCCTGAATGGCAGCGTATTGGGGCTGGCCGACATGCTGCTTCAAGTGCCGGAGGGCGACTGGCTGACCCCGCGTTCGCTGCCGAAGCTTCCGCTGGATCACTGGGATGCAGGCCGGGCTGCCGAACTGGGACTCAGGCTCCCGGCCAGTCTGCTGAATACGGGAGGCATTCCCGTTCTGTACGGGCTGGCTCCAGGCGCTGTGATTGATTCTCTACATAAGGAGGGACAACAGTCCGAACAGTCCGGCCCAAGCCGCTTGTATCTGGAACGTACGCCAAAGGGGCTGTGGTGCGGGATCGATTTGTTTGGGGGCAGCTTCTTTATGCTGACAAGATACGAGGAGCTTGCCGATCCTTCCGGCCGCGACGAGCATGACCGGTCGGCGGCGGCCGGTTCGGTAGCGGCGAGAGCCGGGTTCTTGAACCGGCCGATCGTGAATGAATACGCCGAGCTGCTGTGGGCGGCGCTTCACTGCCTGTGGCCCGGTTTGCAGCGCCGGCCGCGCCGGCTGCGGCTCAGGATCAGCCATGACGTGGATGTGCCCTATCTCATGCTGCGCCGCAGCAGAAGCAGTGTGCTGAAAGAAAGCCTGGCCGACTTGATCCGGCGCAGAAGCCTGGAGCCGGCCCTGCGAAAAGCCCGGGCGGTGCTGCACCGCGCCGGAAATTACAAGGCCGATCCGTTTAACCGCTTTGACTGGCTGATGTCGCTGAGCGAAACGGCGGGTGTACAGAGTTCTTTCTATTTCATCACAGAAGATACGGCCCCCGGCATGGACGGCAATTACACGATGGAAGACCCGGAAATCCGCAGTCTGCTGCGGGAAATTCATCTCCGGGGTCACCGGATCGGACTGCACCCGGGATATGAAACCTATTTGTACCCGGAGCGGATCGCCAGGCAGTTTGGTTTGCTCCGCGAGGCAGCCGAAGCCGCGGGCATCCGGCAGGACGTGTGGGGCGGGCGACAGCATTACCTGCGCTGGAGAGCGCCGGATACCTGGCAGCACTGGGAGGCCGCAGGGCTCGATTATGACAGCACCCTGAGTTATGCGGACCAGGCGGGATTCCGCTGCGGCACCTGCTACGAATACCCTGTGTTTAATCTCCGCACCCGGCAGATGCTCCATCTCCGGGAACGCCCCTTAATCGTGATGGAACAATCGATTCTGCAGCCCGAATACATGGGGCTTCGCGGACAGGCGGCCGTTCAAGCCATGCGTCACTATTTTGAACAGTGTGCGGCTTATGAGGGGGATTTCACCTTGCTCTGGCATAACAGCCATCTGGTGCGGCATGCCGACCGGCGGCTGTACTGGGACTGCATGCAGTGGTTTGGGCAAGACGCCGGGAGCACGAAGAATACGGAGAACACGAAGAGTACTGGGAACAGGGGGAACAGGGGAGACACGGGAAACATGGGAAACACCGGTAACACCGGGGACTCAGAGTGTAAGGGCCGGCGGGCTTATTCCCATCGGTTCAAGGATACAGAAGAGCCAGAAGAGACTCAGCATAATCACGGCGATAAGTCCAAGTCAGACAGCCATGCGCTTCCGATCGGACTTACCGGCAGGAGATCGAGGAGGTGAAGGACGTGAGAATCGCTTATTTGATTCATTGGAATGAAGGGGCCGAAAGCGGAGTGCTAAAGAAGGTCATGCACCAGGTCACCGAATGGCGGCAGCAGGGGCATCAGCCGGCCCTGTTCCTGTTTACCTGCCGGCCCAATGAGGACTGGAAACACGCATGCGCGGAAGCCGGGATTGAGCTGGCGGTGCAGGTGTATAAGGGGTATTCGGGGCGTATGACTGACTTCGGCCTGCTTGTCAAAAAGGTACGGAAGTGGCAGCCAGAGGTGCTGTACCACCGTTTCGACATGTATTACCTTACGCTTCCCGGTCTGCTGCGGGCCTTTCCGTCGGTACTTGAGATCAATACCAATGACATGGCGGAACTGCGGATGGAGCAGGGATTCCGTTATTATTACCATTCCTTTACGAGAGGAAAGGTTCTCGCCGCGGCAGACGGCCATGTCTACGTGAGCCGCGAGCTGTCTGAAAGCGAGCATTACCGTCCGTTTGCGAAGCCTTCTATGGTGGTCGGCAACGGCATTCAGCTGGAAGACGATCGGATGGACCGGGTGGACCCAGCGGGAGTGGACCTTATGGGAGTGGACCCAGTGGTGGTGGATTCGGTAGGTGAATCCGGACGCTGGCGGACGGCGCTTCTGGCAGAGGGCAAGGCTTACGGAGAGCCGGAAGCTGTTGGCTTGGAAGCGGCTCTGCTGGAAGCTGCTGGTGACGGTCTCTTTGACGGCGAAGGAGACAGCACAGAGGCTGATGGCCAGGAGGAGGAAGGCGCCATCACCCCCCGCGCTCCCCGGCTGGTCTTCATGGGATCGGCGGGCCAGTCCTGGCATGGGCTCGATCATATCGCCGAACTGGCCGCACTTAAACCGGATTGGAGGTTTGATCTGATCGGCGTGGAAGCCGGTGAGCTCCATGGACTCCGGCTCCACGGGGCTGATGACGCATCGGGTCCGGCTGAAGCTGGAACCAAGGCGAAGAATTGGGCTAAGGCCGGTGCGGAGCCGAATGCCCGGATCTCTTCAAGCACGGCTACCGGGGCAGCAGCCGAGTCCAATCAGCCTGCGTTAGCGGGAGAATCGGCACCTGTGGATTCGGCAAAGGGGAAGGCCGCAGGACTTCCGCCGAACTTGTTTTTCCACGGTAAAATGACCCGCAGCGCCTATCAGCACCTGCTCGATCAAGCGGATATCGCCGTCGGCACGCTGGCTTTGTATCGCAAGAACATGACGGAGGCATCCCCCTTAAAGGTCCGGGAATATCTGGCCAACGGGCTGCCGGTGATTATCGCTTATGAGGATACAGATTTTCCGGCAGAGGTTCCTTTTCTATTAAGGCTCCCGGCCGAACCCGATCTGATCCGCAGAAATTTGGGCAGGATTGAGCAGTTCGTAGAAGCGTGGCAGGGCCGGAGAATCGGCAGGGATCAGGTCTCCCATTTGGATACCCGCTTTAAGGAGGCCGTGCGCCTTCGCTTCATGGAGCATATAGCCGCTCTGCGCACTGAAGGGAATGGGAACCGTTCATGAGTCTGAATCTGGAGACTATTCTGATCTTTATTTGTCTTGTCAGTATGCTGGTTTTCCTCGCACAAAGCATGCTGCACCTGGGCTTTGTCCTCAACCCGGCGATTCTGTTCGGGATGTGCCTGTACTTCGACATGATCGGATTCTTCTACAAAAAAGTCATGCCCGGCAACGCGCTTCTCGTCCTCGTGGCCTTTCCGCTCCTCTTAGTGCTCATCATTGTACTGCAAAAGCCGTTTCGGCCGCTCGGCCTGCTGGATAACGGGGGTTTGTGGCTGTGGGCGGCCTTCTTCGGCTACTGCATCTTGTCCTTTGCCTGGTCGCCGCAGGAGTCCGGCGGGCTTTCCAAGCTGGTTCTGCTGTGTGCGCACGGCGTTCTTCCCGGGCTCTATACCTACATCTTCTACAAGAAATACAACACCTTCTCCTGGTCCTACGCGGCCCTGTTTGGTCTCGCTTATGCTATCGTCCATCTGACGTTTGGCGTCTATAGCGATGAATATCCGGGGCGTTTGACGCTGCCGGGCGATAATCCGATCTTTAATGCCCGCATTTCGCTGCTGACGGTCACGATCTGTCTGTGGGGCCGCGGGATTCCGCTTTGGCTGCGGCTTGTGGCCGGAGGCACGGCCCTGGTATCAGCCATTCAGACCCAGTCCCGCGGCCCGCTCGCCTTTTTCATATTGGCTAACCTGCTGATCCTTGCATGGATCGTATACCGCCAAATCCGAGTAAATGGAAGCCAGGCCCGCTATCTTAAGAAAGGGTTAAAAGCGGCAGCAGCTTTGCTCGTCATAGCCGGAGCCCTGATCTTCGCGATGAGAGGGCCTCTGATCGAGATGATTGAATCCACCCGGTTTGGCGTGCTGATCGACAAGAACCAGCTCGAAGGGGACAGCAACTTTCTCGACAGGGTGGGCCTGCAGCTTGATGCGCTCCAGGCTTTCGAGGAGCATCCTTTCTTCGGACTTGGGCTTGGCGGTCATACTCCGCCGGTTACGGATGAGTTTCCGCATAACGTACTGCTTGAAATGGCCAGCGAACTGGGCATTATGGGCATTGCCCTTTGGACGGCAGCGTTTCTCTACACGCTTTATGCGGCAAGGCGGCAGCCCGTTCTGCTTGTGCTCCTGATCCAGTCGCTGGGCTGTGCGCTGGTCAGCGGGGACTTCGGCTATAACTTTGAGTACGTGTTTATTGCCATGGTCGCTTTGGCTTTCAAGCCGAAGCGGGAATACGAAGGAGCTGCGAAATATGAAGAAAGTTCTCTTTCTTATAACAGGGCTTGATTATGCCGGGGCTGAAGCGCAGGTCGTTCAGCTCAGCCGGATGTTTCGGGGAGCCGGCTTTGTCGTCCAGCTGATCAGCATGATCGAACCGACTGCCTATCTGGAAGAACTGACGGCGATGGGCGTGGTGGTTCTGACGCTGGGGATGCGCAAGGGCATGCCTGATCCGCGGGCGGTCTTCCGGCTCAGGCGGCTGATCCGCTCCTTCCAGCCGGATGTGGTGCACAGCCACATGGTGCATGCCAATCTGCTGGCCCGGGTGACACGGCTCTTCGTACGGATGCCGGTTCTGGCCTGCACCGCGCACAGCATTCATGAAGGCGGCAGGTTTCGGACCTGGCTGTACCGCCTAACCGACCGGATGTGCGATGTCATGACGAATGTCAGTCAGGAGGCGGTTAACCGTTATATCACCATCAAGGCTTCCCCGCCGGATAAGATCCTTCTGATGCCCAACGGCATTGATATGGAGCGGTTTAGTCTTTCGGCAAGGGTCCGCGTGCAAATACGCCGGGAGCTGGGGGTTGAAGGAAGGTTTGTATGGCTGGCTGTAGGGCGTTTAGCCCCGGAAAAAGATTATCTGACCATGCTGGGGGCTTTCGCTGAGGTTCGGAGATCCTTCCCCCAAACGATGCTGCTGATCGCCGGAATCGGTCCGGAGGAGGCTGAGCTTAAGCGGTATTGCAGGGAAGAAGGATTGGAGGAACAGGTCCGGTTTCTGGGGCTGCGCACCGATATTCCGGATCTGATGCACGGGGCGGACGCCTATCTGATGTCCTCCAAGTGGGAAGGGCTGCCGATGGTGCTGCTTGAGGCCGGAGCAAGCGGCCTGCCGATGGTGGCGACCGATGCCGGCGGCAATCGGGAAATCGTGCAGCATGGAGTCAACGGCTACCTGTCGGCGCCTTCGGACCCGCTTGCACTGGCCGGGGAAATGCTGAAGCTGCTGGGGCTGACCTCCAGCCAGCAGGCGGCGATGGGACGGTTCAGCCAGGAGAGAATCGGCCGGGATTATGATATTCGGGCAATCGCGCGCAGATGGGAGGTGCTGTATGAACAAGCTGAACGAAACAGAGATAAAGGAGGCAAGCTGGAGCGGGGATCGGGAGTTTCCTTATGAAGGGGCTCCAGCTCCAGCTGCCCCTGCCGGCGGAGCCTGTGAGTCTGTCCGATCGTCATCGTTATTATCATCCGTAGCTTCATCTTCATCTTCATCTTCGTCTCCACGTCCGCGTAAAGCCGCCTACGTAGCCACGGTTTATTCGCATCTGGCCGCCTTCCATCTCCCATTTATGGACGATTTACGGCAGGCCGGCTTCGAGGTGCACGCCTATGCCGCCCGGGACGAACGGCGGGAGGATGTGGAGCTGGCGGGATTCGAATGCCGGGATCTCCCGTTCAGCCGGAATCCGGTTGATCCGGGTAACTTCAAGGCTTGGCTTGGCATGTACCGCCTGTTAAGGCAGGAGGGGTATGAGGTGGTGCATGTCCATACACCCAATGCAGGGTTCATCACACGTCTTGCCGCGATTGCGGCGGGAACCGGGAATGTTTTTTATACGGCGCACGGCTTCCATTTCTTCCAGGGGGCTCCGCTTCTCAATTGGCTGATTTATTATCCCCTTGAACGGCTGGCTGCGCGGTGGACGGACGTGTTGATCACGATCAACGGCGAAGATTTCGACAGGGCCTCCCGCTTTAAAGTCAGGGGCAGGGTCGTACGGATGCCGGGGGTGGGCGTGGAAGCTCCTGATAACGGGGGCCGGGACACGGTCGAGAAAGAAGCGCTTATGCAGGAACTGCAAATACCAGCGGATGCCTTTATCCTGCTCTGTATGGCGGAGCTGAACGGCAACAAGAATCAGGCTCAGCTGCTGCATGCGGTCCAGAGACTCCGGAAGGATGGTATTCCCGTCTGCTGCCTGATTGCAGGGGCAGGAAGTTACGAGGAACGTTATAAGAAGCTGGCGGAGGAATTGGAAATTCAGGAATCCGTCCGCTTTCTAGGCTTTCGCAAGGACGGCACCAGACTTATGGCGGCTTCGGATGTGGTTGTGCTGCTCTCCCGGCGGGAGGGACTGCCGAAGGTGCTGCTGGAGGCGCTGGGGAGCGGTAAACCGGCTGTGGTCACGGATGTCCGGGGCTGCCGGGATCTTGTCACCGAGGGTTTTAATGGCTTCCGGGTTGCCCCCGGGGATGTCAACGGTACGGTCCGGGCGCTCGGCAAACTGTATGACAATCCGGACCTGCTGCGGAGAATGGGCGCAGCCGCCAGGAGTTTCTATGAAACTTACCGGCTGGAGAAGGTTCGGGGTTTGATGAAGGAGCTTTACCAAAGCAGCAGGAATCCGGGGCTGAACCGGGGCTCAATTAAAAGCCGGGAGGGTAGAATATGAAGCTGTTTCGGCAGGGCTGGCTTAAGCTGGCGGTGTTTCTGCTGGATGTGGGCGGCGTGTATACCAGCTATCTGCTGGCTTATCAGCTGAAGTTTTCCGGCCGGATACCGGCGGATGAATGGGCATCTTTTCTGGGCTATGCGCCGTGGCTTGGTTTGTTGACTGCGGTTACCTACTATTTCTTCAACCTCTATGACTTTGCGGGCAGGCGGAAGCCGGCCTTGCTGCTTTATAATCTGGTACTGGCGCATCTGTTGTTTGTGGCTGAATTGGTTGTTGTGAATTATTGGCTGAAGACGTTCAGCTTGCCCCGATCGGTAGTGGCCGCCGCTTTCGTAGCGCAAGTGCTGTTTACTTTCGTCCTGCGCCTTCTGCTGTTCTACATTCAAGCCAAAGGAAGCGGTCGGAGAAAAGCCCTGGTCATCGTCAGCGGACACTCCTCGGACCTGCTGATGCTGGATAAACTGCGGCAGACGGGGGCTCCCTGGT
Encoded proteins:
- a CDS encoding polysaccharide deacetylase family protein, with translation MLTLIVRSPRQRKPERAYIYEVLLSEFLGLPYRVEYEDRNSIEISVQEDYMGRHGHGDGEAGGPMVSGQQRTADESIAGGDLNGSLNGSVLGLADMLLQVPEGDWLTPRSLPKLPLDHWDAGRAAELGLRLPASLLNTGGIPVLYGLAPGAVIDSLHKEGQQSEQSGPSRLYLERTPKGLWCGIDLFGGSFFMLTRYEELADPSGRDEHDRSAAAGSVAARAGFLNRPIVNEYAELLWAALHCLWPGLQRRPRRLRLRISHDVDVPYLMLRRSRSSVLKESLADLIRRRSLEPALRKARAVLHRAGNYKADPFNRFDWLMSLSETAGVQSSFYFITEDTAPGMDGNYTMEDPEIRSLLREIHLRGHRIGLHPGYETYLYPERIARQFGLLREAAEAAGIRQDVWGGRQHYLRWRAPDTWQHWEAAGLDYDSTLSYADQAGFRCGTCYEYPVFNLRTRQMLHLRERPLIVMEQSILQPEYMGLRGQAAVQAMRHYFEQCAAYEGDFTLLWHNSHLVRHADRRLYWDCMQWFGQDAGSTKNTENTKSTGNRGNRGDTGNMGNTGNTGDSECKGRRAYSHRFKDTEEPEETQHNHGDKSKSDSHALPIGLTGRRSRR
- a CDS encoding O-antigen ligase family protein, with the translated sequence MSLNLETILIFICLVSMLVFLAQSMLHLGFVLNPAILFGMCLYFDMIGFFYKKVMPGNALLVLVAFPLLLVLIIVLQKPFRPLGLLDNGGLWLWAAFFGYCILSFAWSPQESGGLSKLVLLCAHGVLPGLYTYIFYKKYNTFSWSYAALFGLAYAIVHLTFGVYSDEYPGRLTLPGDNPIFNARISLLTVTICLWGRGIPLWLRLVAGGTALVSAIQTQSRGPLAFFILANLLILAWIVYRQIRVNGSQARYLKKGLKAAAALLVIAGALIFAMRGPLIEMIESTRFGVLIDKNQLEGDSNFLDRVGLQLDALQAFEEHPFFGLGLGGHTPPVTDEFPHNVLLEMASELGIMGIALWTAAFLYTLYAARRQPVLLVLLIQSLGCALVSGDFGYNFEYVFIAMVALAFKPKREYEGAAKYEESSLSYNRA
- a CDS encoding glycosyltransferase, producing MKKVLFLITGLDYAGAEAQVVQLSRMFRGAGFVVQLISMIEPTAYLEELTAMGVVVLTLGMRKGMPDPRAVFRLRRLIRSFQPDVVHSHMVHANLLARVTRLFVRMPVLACTAHSIHEGGRFRTWLYRLTDRMCDVMTNVSQEAVNRYITIKASPPDKILLMPNGIDMERFSLSARVRVQIRRELGVEGRFVWLAVGRLAPEKDYLTMLGAFAEVRRSFPQTMLLIAGIGPEEAELKRYCREEGLEEQVRFLGLRTDIPDLMHGADAYLMSSKWEGLPMVLLEAGASGLPMVATDAGGNREIVQHGVNGYLSAPSDPLALAGEMLKLLGLTSSQQAAMGRFSQERIGRDYDIRAIARRWEVLYEQAERNRDKGGKLERGSGVSL
- a CDS encoding glycosyltransferase family 4 protein → MNKLNETEIKEASWSGDREFPYEGAPAPAAPAGGACESVRSSSLLSSVASSSSSSSSPRPRKAAYVATVYSHLAAFHLPFMDDLRQAGFEVHAYAARDERREDVELAGFECRDLPFSRNPVDPGNFKAWLGMYRLLRQEGYEVVHVHTPNAGFITRLAAIAAGTGNVFYTAHGFHFFQGAPLLNWLIYYPLERLAARWTDVLITINGEDFDRASRFKVRGRVVRMPGVGVEAPDNGGRDTVEKEALMQELQIPADAFILLCMAELNGNKNQAQLLHAVQRLRKDGIPVCCLIAGAGSYEERYKKLAEELEIQESVRFLGFRKDGTRLMAASDVVVLLSRREGLPKVLLEALGSGKPAVVTDVRGCRDLVTEGFNGFRVAPGDVNGTVRALGKLYDNPDLLRRMGAAARSFYETYRLEKVRGLMKELYQSSRNPGLNRGSIKSREGRI